The following proteins are encoded in a genomic region of Moorena sp. SIOASIH:
- a CDS encoding methyl-accepting chemotaxis protein — MKIATKLLGLLIFSSFIILLGGGISWIGLSKLANEIGKIAEEDLPLIQHMTEMQESQLAQGVNFERAFRFNYRYAESATARNTFTQARGEFNRRDGLVHDALIKVDNIVKREIQKALSKEQKEGWSDFQSELDSYNTMHDRYGDQSQQAFRLIVSNQPDQAELAAERMQKSAEELKAEMRSLLRRAITLSKNSANIAKQDQQRIINIVLIAFIFSIGATLGFGIFVTRDIVNSLNKAVDIAEEVAAGNLSTKVEITSTDEIGQLLASLKKMTENLNSLIYKVQQSGIQMTSSTTQIAASGKQLEATMTEQLASTNEVTTTAQEIANTSGQLVQTMEQVAQLSQITADSASHGQQDLMRMESTMRHLANATSSISAKLGVMNEKANNISSVVTTITKVADQTNLLSLNAAIEAEKAGEYGAGFAVVAREIRRLADQTAVATLEIETMVKEMQAAVSTGVMEMDKFSKDVSTSVENVGKISEQIAKVIEQVQSLIPRFEMVNQSVEDQSKSAQQISEAMVQLSEASQQTADSLRDTNHALARLDDTAQGLQTEVSVFQV; from the coding sequence ATGAAAATTGCAACTAAACTACTAGGTCTACTAATCTTCTCTAGTTTTATCATACTTTTAGGGGGGGGAATTAGCTGGATAGGACTGTCAAAGTTAGCGAATGAAATCGGTAAGATAGCTGAAGAGGATCTCCCCCTAATCCAGCACATGACGGAAATGCAAGAAAGTCAACTTGCTCAGGGGGTTAATTTTGAACGGGCCTTTCGATTTAATTACCGATATGCAGAAAGCGCCACTGCCAGAAACACGTTTACTCAAGCGAGAGGGGAGTTCAACCGACGGGATGGATTAGTGCATGACGCTCTTATAAAAGTTGATAATATCGTCAAACGTGAAATCCAAAAAGCGTTAAGTAAAGAGCAAAAAGAAGGCTGGTCAGATTTTCAATCTGAATTAGATTCATATAACACAATGCATGATCGCTATGGTGATCAATCTCAGCAAGCGTTCAGGTTAATTGTTAGCAATCAACCCGATCAAGCTGAATTGGCGGCAGAACGGATGCAAAAGTCCGCAGAAGAACTGAAAGCAGAAATGAGGAGTCTCTTGCGGCGAGCCATTACATTATCTAAAAACTCAGCTAATATTGCTAAACAAGACCAACAACGTATAATTAACATCGTACTGATTGCTTTCATTTTCAGTATTGGGGCTACTCTAGGTTTTGGAATTTTTGTCACCCGCGATATCGTTAATTCCTTAAACAAAGCAGTAGATATAGCAGAAGAAGTTGCGGCTGGTAATCTGAGTACCAAGGTGGAAATTACCTCAACGGATGAGATTGGACAATTACTGGCATCTCTTAAAAAGATGACTGAAAACCTGAATTCATTGATCTATAAGGTGCAACAGTCTGGGATCCAAATGACTAGCTCCACCACTCAAATTGCTGCCTCTGGTAAGCAATTAGAAGCAACCATGACCGAACAATTAGCCTCCACCAACGAGGTGACAACCACAGCTCAAGAAATTGCCAATACTTCTGGGCAATTAGTTCAAACTATGGAGCAAGTCGCTCAGCTGTCTCAAATTACTGCTGATAGCGCTAGCCATGGTCAACAAGACCTGATGCGTATGGAAAGTACTATGCGTCACTTAGCCAATGCTACTAGTTCTATTTCTGCCAAACTGGGGGTTATGAATGAAAAAGCCAATAATATCAGTAGCGTTGTCACCACTATTACTAAAGTAGCCGATCAGACTAATTTACTATCCCTCAACGCTGCCATTGAAGCGGAGAAAGCGGGAGAGTATGGGGCTGGTTTTGCGGTTGTGGCTCGGGAAATTCGGCGGCTAGCTGACCAAACAGCAGTAGCTACCTTAGAAATTGAGACCATGGTAAAAGAGATGCAAGCGGCGGTGTCAACTGGGGTGATGGAAATGGATAAATTTAGCAAAGATGTCAGTACTAGTGTAGAAAATGTCGGCAAGATTAGTGAACAAATTGCTAAAGTGATTGAGCAAGTGCAGAGCCTGATCCCCCGGTTTGAGATGGTGAATCAAAGTGTGGAAGACCAATCGAAAAGTGCTCAACAAATCAGCGAGGCGATGGTGCAATTAAGCGAAGCATCACAACAAACGGCTGACTCTCTAAGAGATACGAATCATGCTCTGGCAAGATTGGATGATACTGCCCAAGGATTACAAACAGAAGTTTCGGTGTTCCAAGTTTAG
- a CDS encoding CheR family methyltransferase produces the protein MIQATIEALLRKKIGLDGNTIGSRQIARAIETRRLACGLPDQQTYLQQLQTSPQELEALIETVVVLETWFFRDRKPFAFVSRYVRSEWLPNPNHPILRVLSIPCSTGEEPYSIAMTLLDAGLTPNQFRVDAIDISKEALQKARRALYSRNSFRGNQLQQRKRYFKQTADGYELCQLVRNTVNFKHGNILGPLGLVQNNYDIIFCRNLLIYLDKSARFRAIELLDRLLMPQGLLFVGSAETGVITINRFVSVRYPFAFAYQKVKHLGERQTRDSEQERRRNWETSSSLPTHQSPMTLIHSLYPRQEKHKGQNHDQEQDQEYQTRSSSPSALVNQQSKAIKQSCLQRELEKGQESLLEKARRLANQGSLEEAATLCQTYLSQNLTSAEAYVLLGEVHQGLGNDEQAEQCFQKAVYLKPNYYEALFHLALLQENRGDLAKATVIRQRIQRLQNLKS, from the coding sequence ATGATTCAGGCGACTATCGAGGCTTTGCTGAGAAAGAAGATCGGTTTGGATGGCAATACTATTGGTTCTAGGCAGATTGCTAGAGCGATAGAAACCAGACGATTGGCTTGTGGCTTACCGGATCAGCAAACGTATCTGCAGCAACTTCAAACCTCACCTCAAGAACTCGAAGCACTGATTGAAACGGTCGTTGTCCTAGAGACTTGGTTTTTCCGGGACAGAAAACCCTTTGCGTTTGTGAGTCGTTACGTCAGATCTGAGTGGTTGCCCAATCCCAACCACCCGATCCTGCGCGTCTTAAGTATACCCTGTTCTACTGGAGAAGAACCTTACTCCATTGCTATGACCTTGCTGGATGCGGGTTTGACTCCTAATCAGTTTCGGGTCGATGCCATTGATATCAGCAAGGAAGCATTGCAGAAAGCTCGACGTGCTCTCTACAGCAGGAATTCCTTTCGGGGCAACCAGCTACAGCAACGAAAACGCTATTTTAAGCAAACAGCAGATGGTTATGAATTATGTCAGTTGGTGCGCAATACCGTTAATTTCAAGCACGGTAACATCCTAGGCCCCTTGGGTTTGGTTCAGAACAACTATGACATTATATTCTGCCGCAATTTATTGATTTATTTAGATAAATCTGCCCGGTTCCGTGCTATAGAACTCTTAGATCGTTTATTAATGCCTCAAGGTTTGCTGTTTGTGGGGTCTGCTGAAACAGGAGTGATAACTATCAATCGATTTGTGTCAGTTCGCTATCCCTTTGCTTTTGCCTATCAGAAGGTGAAACATCTTGGAGAACGCCAGACCAGGGACTCAGAACAGGAGCGGCGGAGAAATTGGGAAACCTCATCGTCACTCCCAACTCATCAGTCCCCCATGACGCTGATCCATTCTCTGTATCCAAGACAGGAAAAGCACAAGGGGCAAAACCATGACCAGGAGCAAGACCAGGAATACCAAACAAGATCATCTTCCCCCTCTGCCCTTGTTAATCAACAGTCTAAAGCAATCAAACAATCCTGCTTACAAAGGGAGCTTGAAAAGGGACAAGAATCCTTGCTTGAGAAAGCCAGGAGATTAGCCAATCAAGGAAGTTTGGAGGAAGCAGCGACACTGTGCCAAACTTACCTAAGTCAAAATTTGACTAGTGCTGAGGCTTATGTGTTACTCGGAGAAGTCCATCAGGGCTTGGGCAATGACGAGCAGGCTGAGCAATGCTTCCAGAAAGCGGTTTACCTGAAACCGAATTACTACGAAGCACTCTTTCATCTGGCTTTACTTCAAGAAAATCGTGGGGATCTGGCTAAAGCTACAGTAATCCGACAGCGAATTCAACGACTACAAAACCTGAAGAGTTAA